The nucleotide window TCCGGAAGAAGGTCCTGGAGCACCTCGTCTTCTGCCGGGGAGAAGACCTGGTGGAGGCCATCATCCTCCTCACCGTGGTGGTGGACCTCGAGCGGATCGGGGACTACACCAAGAACCTCGGGGAACTCGTGGTGATGCTTCCGGAGAGGTGCTGCTGGGGGAAGAAGGCCGACGTGGTCAAAGAGCTCCAGGCCCGCACCGTGGCACTCTTCGATAAGGTGCGCGGCGCCTTCGAAGGAAACGACGAGAAGGCCGCCCGGGAGGCCCTCGTCCACTACCGGGAGATCGCCGACGCCTGCGAGCAGCATCTCCGGGAGGTCTTCGAGGCGGCCTCCGGCGAGGAGTTCGTTCCCCGGGAGTTTCTCCACCTCGTCCTGATCTTCCGGTACCTCAAGCGGGTCTCGGCTCACCTGAAGAACGTGGCCACCACGGTGATCAACCCCGTGGACCAGATCGGCTTCGTGAAGGCCGCCGAGGCGGACTGATCTGCGGCCCCGCCCTCCTCACCCCTCGGCGCCCTCCCGGAGAAAGGCCTCGAGCCGTGGCTTGAGCGTTGCGAGTGCCGCGGCCCTGTGGCTGATGCGGTTCTTGACCTCCGGGGGCACCTCGGCCATGGTGGCCCCCAGCTCCGGCACGTAGAAGACCGGGTCGTATCCGAACCCCCCGCTCCCGGCGGGTGCCGGGGCGATGCGCCCCTCGCAGGTCCCCTCGGCGCTGGTCCAGGCGCCGGAGGGATCGGCCACCGCCACCACGCAGACGAACCGGGCGGTGCGCGCCGCCTCGGGCACCCCGGCGAGCTCGGCGAGGAGTTTCCGGTTGTTGGCGTCGTCGTCGGCGTCTTCCCCGGCGTACCGGGCGGAGTGGACCCCCGGCGCCCCGCCGAGGGCGTCCACCACGAGGCCGGAGTCGTCGGCGAGGGCGAGGCACCCCGTGGCAGAGGCCACGGTCCGGGCCTTCTTGAGGGCGTTTTCCAGGAAGGTGGCGCCGTCCTCCACCACCTCCGGGACTTCCGGGTGCCCGGCGAGGGATTCCACCCGGAGCCCGAGATCCCCCAGGATCGCCGCCAGTTCCCGGACCTTGCCGGGGTTGTGCGTGGCGAGGACGATGCGCCTTTCGAGGCTCACGACGCGACCCTTGCGAGGATGACCTCCACCCCGAAACGGGCCAGCGCCGCCAGGGATTCGAACTCGGCCCACTCGAAGGGGGCGGCCTCGGCCGTGGCCTGGACTTCCACCAGGCGGCCGGAGCCGGTGAGCACGAAGTTGGCATCCACCTCCGCGGCGGCGTCCTCGGCGTAGTCCAGGTCGAGGAGGGCCGTCCCGTCCACGATCCCGGCGCTCACCGCGGCGAGGGTGTCCCGGACGGGATCCTCGTCGATCCGCCCTTGTTCCAGGAGGGTGGCCACCGCGTCCCGCAGGGCCAGGAAGGCGCCGGTCACGGAGGCGGTCCGGGTGCCGCCGTCCGCCTGGAGGACGTCGCAGTCCACGCGGAGGGTGAGCGGCCCGAGGGCCTCGAGGTCCACCACGGCCCGCAGGGACCGCCCGATGAGCCGCTGGATCTCGTGGGTGCGGCCCCGGACGGCGCCGGCCCGCCCCTCCCGCGGCACACGAACCGCCGTGGACCTCGGCAGCATGGCATACTCCGCGGTGATCCAGCCCGACCCCGAATCGCGGAGAAAGGGTGGAACCTCCGCCTCCGCGGTCACGGCGCAGAGCACCCAGGTCTGCCCCTGGCGGTAGAGGACCGATCCCTCGGCGTGGGCGAGGTAGCCGTGCTGCACCGTGATGGGCCGGACCTCGTCGTGGGCGCGTCCGTCAGGCCTTCGCATGGTCTTTCTCCGGGGCGGTCTCTTCGGCCGCCCGGACGGGGCCGAACTCCAGGGTCACGGCCCGGGTGGGACAGGTCGCCTGGCACCGGAGGCAGCGGATGCAGGCCGGGGTGTTGGGCCCGTCCACCCCGTCGAAGAAGGAAACGCCGGTGGGGCAGACCGTCCGGCAGGCCCCGCAGGCGACGCAACGGTCCGGGTGGAATCGAAGGCGCAGGAAGCTCACCCGGTTGAAGAGGCCGTAGATGGCCCCCAGGGGGCAGATCGTCCGGCAGAAGGCCCGGAGGGTCATGGTGCACCAGGCGAGCAGGGCGACGAGGACCGCCAGCTTGTGGACGAAGAGCCACCCGGCCACCGCCCGAAGTTCCGGGTGGAGGGCAAGGAGCGGCAACCCCGCCTCGAGGGTCCCCGCCGGGCAGACGAGCTTGCAGAAGTACGGGGCGCCGTAGCCCAGGCGGTCCACGGCGAGCAGCGGCAGCGCCACCACGAAGACCAGGAGAAAACCGTAGGGCATCCAGCGGAGGGGGCGCCAGAGCCCCAACTTGGGGACCGGCAGCCGGTAGAGTCCTTCCTGGAGGAAGCCGAAGGGGCAGATCCAGCCGCAGACGAAGCGCCCGCCGAGGGACCCCACCACGCCCAGGAACCCGGCCACGTATCCCCCGAGCTGGAGTTGTCCCGCCCGCAGCGTGGGCCGGAGGGCGGCCAGGGCGTTCTGAAGGCCGCCCAGCGGGCAGGCCCCCACCGCCGCCGGGCAGGAATAGCAGTTGAGCCCGGGGAAGCAGGCCTTCTTGAGCGGTCCCTGGTAGAGGGGCGCCCTCCAGGGAAAGAGCCAGTAGGCGTTCCCGGCCAGTGCGAAGAGGACCTGGCACCACCTGCGGAGCCGTTCCACGGGTCTACCCGATCCCGATACAGCTCAGGCACACGGTGATCGCCTTTCGCCACAGCACTTCGGCCTCCCCGGCCAAGAGCCCCTGGACCAGGGCCGCCAGGGACAGGCCGAGCACCACCCAGGACCCGATTCGGTGACGGCGGCTCACCGCAGCCGTTCCTCCACGGAGCGGACCTTGTCGCCGAGGTGGACCTCCCGGTCCCGCCGGTCATCCACCTTCACCACGGTGGTGACGCGCCGGGCCCCGGCGGCGAAGGGGGCCTCGTGGAGCCGGGCCGCGAGCCGGAAGAGCTCCTCCGCCGGGCCCTCCACGTGGGTGCCCATGTCGGTGAGCCGGAAGGGGACGCCCTCCCGGCGGAGCAGTGCCGCCAGTTCGGCCACGTAGGTCCCCACGCTGGTGGAGCCGGTGCCGATGGGGACCACGGTGATGTCCATGAGTGCCATCGAAAGGACCTCCTGTGTCTCCTGTGCCTCGTGCCGGACCGGGGTGCCCTTCAGGGGGCCGCCGCCCGCCGGCCGCCCTCGGCCGGGCCCGGCGGACGCCGCCACCGGAACCTGGGGGCCCGCAGTCCCTTCCAGTAACCCGGCACCAGGAGGACCGCAAGGGTGTAGAGTTCCAGCCGGCCGCCCACCATGCAGATCACCAGGACGAACTTGGCGAGCGCCGGAAGGTCGGCGAAATTGGCCAGGGGCCCCACCCCGGCGAGCCCCGGCCCGATGTTGTTCAGGGTGGCCACCACCGCCGTGGTCCCGGTCACGAGGTCCACCCCCGTCCAGGTCACCACCAGGCTGGCCGCCACGAAGACGGCGAAGTAGAGGGCGAGGAACCCGAGGACCCCCTTCATGACGTCGTCCGGGACGGGCCGGCCGTCGAGCTTGATGACCTCCACGGACCTCGGGTGGATGAGGCGGCGGACCTGGACACGGGTGAACTTCCAGAAGAGGAGCACCCGGACGTGCTTGATCCCGCCGCCGGTACTGCCCGCCATGCCGCCGAGGAACATGAGGGTGACGAGCAGCAGGCGGCACACCGGGGCCCACCGGTCGAAGTCGGCGGTACCGAAGCCGGTGGTGGTGAGGATGGACCAGGATTGGAAGGCGCCATAGCGAAAGCTGGCGCCCCAGTCGGCATAGGTGCCGGAACCCACGTTGACCAGGGTGCAGATGGCCGTGGCCGCCAGGCCCACGCCGAGGTAGAACCGCAGCTCCTCGTTCCGCCAGACGGGGCGGAGGTGGCCGGTGAGCCACCGGTGGTGGAGGGTGAAGTTGATCCCGGCCAGCACCATGAAGACCGTGACGACGCCGTCCACCCAGGCGCTGTGAAAGGCCGCCACGCTGGCGGTCCGGGTGGAGAAGCCGCCGGTGGCCATGGTGGCGAAGGAGTGGCAGACGGCGTCGAAGAGCCCCATCCCGCCCAGGCGGAGCAGGACCGTCTCCGCGAGGGTGAGCAGGACGTAGACGCCCCAGAGGATGCGGGCGGTGTCCTGGATCCGGGGCGAGAGCCGGTCCTTCGTGGGCCCCGGCATCTCGGCCTGGAAGAGCTGCATGCCGCCGATGCCGAGGACGGGGAGGATGGCCAGGGAGAGGACGATGATCCCCATGCCCCCCAGCCACTGGGTCAGGGCCCGCCAGAAGAGGAGGCTCGGCCCCAGGGGTTCCACCTCCCGGAGGATCGTGGACCCCGTGGTGGTGAAGCCCGACATGGCCTCGAAGTAGGCGTCGAGGTACGAGGGGACGGCCCCCGAGAGGTAGAAGGGCAATGCGCCCAACCCCGCGGCCGCGATCCAGCCGAGGGCCACCACGGCGAACCCCTCCCGGTTGCCGATCTCCCGGTCGGCCCTGAAGAGGCCGGCCAGGGCAACCCCCAAAAGGATAGTTATCAAAGAGGACAAAATAAAAAATGGATAAGATCCATCTTTAAAGTATATGCTCACCGCTACGGGAACCAAGAGGGCCGCCCCCAGGAAGACGAGCAGCCACCCCAGGAGCACGGCGACGGTTCCGGATCTCATGACGAGAGGAAGGCCTCCACCTCCGGGACCGCCTTCTTCAGGGTGAAGACGATGAGGCGGTCCAGGGGCTGAAAGACGGTCTCGCCGGAAGGGATGATCACCTCGCCGTTTCGCACCACGGCGCCGATGTTGGCACCGCGGGGGAAGGAGATCTCCCGGAGCGGCCGCCCGAGGTGCGACCAGCGCTCGGTCAGGACCAGCTCCACCACCTCGGCCTCGCTCCCGACCAGGGAGGCCACGGAGAGGATGGCGCCCCGCCGGACGAAACGCAGGATCATGTCCGCGGCCACCAGCCGGGCGGAGAGGGCCACGTCGATCCCGAGCTTGCCGAGGAGCGGGATGAAGTCGGGGCGGGTGATCCGCGTGATGCACTTCTTCGCCCCGTGGTGCTTGGCGAGGAGGCTCGCCAGGATATTGGTGGTGTCCCCGTGGGTCACGGTGACCACGAGGTCGGCCTGGTCGATCCCCTCCGCGATGAGCTCGTGGGCCTCGAGCCCGTCGAAGTTGAGGACGATGGTATCCTTGAGTTTTTCCGCCAGGAGCTCGCACCGTGCCGGGTCCTTCTCCACCAGCCGAACGTCGATCTTCTGGCGTTCCAGGGCCCGTGCCACCCGGTAGCCGACCCGCCCGCCGCCGATGATGAAGACCTTTCGGACGGCGCGGCGGCGGACGTTGAGGAGTTCCTCCAAGGCCGGGAGGTCCCGCCGCTTGATGACCAGGTAGATCCGGTCGCCGGGCTGGATGACGTCGTCGCCCCTGGGGATCAGGGTGACCCCCTCCCGCACCATGGCCACCACCAGGAAGTCGTAGAGCCCCACGAGGCCCTTGAGGTCGGCAAGCGACATCCCGGCCACCGGGCTCTCCTCCCGGACCGCGTACCCGAGCAGCACCACCTCTCCGTGGGCGAAGTCGACGGCCTCGAAGGCCTCCGAGACCGAGCTCATGCGCACGATCTCGTCCGCCATGGCCTGGTCCGGGTTGATGAGGAGGTCGATGCCGAGGCTGTGCTCGTTGAGCGGGGAATCGCCGGAGAGGTATTCCTCGTTCCGGACCCGGGCCACGCGCCGGCGGACGCCCAGGGCCCCCGCCATGATGCAGGCGACGAGGTTGACCTCGTCGATGTCGGTGACCGCGATGAAGAGGTCCGCCTTGTGGACCTCCGCCTCCTGGAGGCAGGCGGCGGAGGCGCCGTTGCCCTCCACGGTGAGGATGTTGAGATCGGTTCCGAGCCGGCGGAGGCGGTCCGGCCGGCGGTCCACGAGCACCACCTCGTGGTCCTCCAGGGAGAGCTGTTCGCAGAGGTGGCGGCCCACCGCCCCCGCGCCGATGACCACGATCCTCATGCCACGATCCTCATGCCGATGCCCCCGGGTGGCGGCCCGCCGGCGGCAGCCACGAAAGATGGCCTCGTAAGTGGATGGCTACTCGGGAATCGCCAAGGACACGGCACGACCCTCGCGAGGAACGAGGCGTACTTGGAGTACGCCGCAGTGACGAGAACATCCAAAGCAACACGGCAATTGGTCGCTTTTTGCGACGTCATCATAAAAAACGGATTGCCGGCCGGGGGCCCGCAATCCGTGGAAGATCTGGAGGCGGCGCCCGGATTTGAACCGGGGAATAACGGTTTTGCAGACCGTCGCCTTAGCCTCTTGGCTACGCCGCCGTGAAATCCGCTGTTCATTACCATAGGACCCGTGATCTTACAAGGGTTCCCGGGCGCCTGCGTCCCAAGGCACCCGGCCGTTCAGGAGCCGGACCACGGCGTTGCCGTCCGGGAAGAGGTCCAGGCAGTTGAGGCAGGCGAGGTCTTGCCCGAGGCAGAAGACCCGGTCCAGGGGAAGCCCCAGGGCCCGGGCCAGCACCACCCGGTTGGTCCCCCCGTGCCCCACCAGGGCGAAGGTCCCGCCGGCGTCGCCCCGGACGATTCCCTCCACCACCCGCCAGGCCCGTGCCAGGAGGTCACCGAGGCTCTCCCCGCCGGGCGGCCGGAAGGCGGCCAGGTCCGCCATCCGCCGGGCCAGGAGGTGCGGGGCCCTTCGCTCGATGTCGTTCCAGTGCCATCCACTCCATTCGCCAAATTCTAGCTCCCGGAGGTCCGATGTCAAATGGAGCGGCACCCCCGGCCGGTCCTTGGCGAGGAGTTCCGCCAGGTACCGGCACCGGCCGAGGTCGCTGGAGAAGATGCCGTCCAGGGCCACGCCCCGGAGCCCCTCGGCGGCGGCCTCGCTCTGCCGGCGCCCGAGGTCCGAGAGGGGGACGTCCATCTGGCCGTAGTAGACCCCCTCGGGCGCCTCGACGGCGCCGTGGCGCAGGAGCCAGATCCGGGTGGCCCGTCCCTCCCCTCCGCCGGGCATCTTCATCCCCCCGAAAGCCGGCAGAAAAGCAGGACCAGGACCACCTCCGTCACCTCCGCGTGGGCGCCGAGGACGTCCCCCGTCACCCCGCCGAGCCGGTGCCGGAACCAGGCCGCCGCCGCCGCGCTCAGGACCGTGACCCCGGCGAAGGCCGCCAGGCCCGCCGCTCCCCCCAGGAGATAGGCCGCCCCGAGGGCCGTGAGCCCCGCCGCCGGCAGCGCCCGGGCCGCGCCGGCCCCGGTGAAGGCCCGTCCCAGCCCCTCCCCCGGGCGGGCGTAGGGGGAAAGCGCCCCGAGGACGTTGATGCCCCACCGCGCCAGGCAGGGCACCAGGCAGAAGAAGCCCGTGGCCGCTCCCCCGGCGGAGAGCGCGGCAAGCCCCGTGGCCTTGAGCAGCAGCACGAGGACCACGGCCAGGACGCCCAGGGCCCCGCTTCGGCTGTCCCGCATCACCTCGAGGGACCGGGCCGCGTCGAAGCCGGAGGCCAGGCCGTCGGCGGTGTCGGCCAACCCGTCCATGTGGAGGCCCCGGGTGAGAAGGGCCAGCCAGGCCGCCTCCATGGCCCCCACCACCGGGCTCGGCCACAGGCCCCTGGCCGCCCAGTCGAACCCGGCGAGCAACCCCCCGAGCAGGAGGCCCACCGCCGGGAAGAAGGCCAGGGATCGCCGGAGATCGGCCGCCCCGGCCTCGAGCCGGGGGGCAATGGAGACAACGGTCAGGAACTGGAGTGCGAGCAGGGCCGCCTTGATCTCATTCCTCCCACTCGGTCCGCACCCGCTGGATCACGCGCTGGACGTAGGGGAGTTTCTCCGGGGGGCAGATGCCGAGCAGCGGCGCCCCCTGCTCCACCAGCGCGCCGGACTGGAAGTAGACCTTGTAGATGACCCCGGCCAGCCCCTCGTAATGGATGAGGGTGTCGCGTTTCATGAGGGACATGATGATGGCCTCGTCCCCGGGACGGACGCGGACGGACTCCCCCGGCGCCTTCTCGATCTTGGCCGCCAGCTCCGGCACCAGGAAGTAGCGGGCCCGCTGGGGCGCGGCAAAGATGTGGAGCACCCGGGTAAGGATCCGGTCGATGATCTCCTCCTTGCCGAGGCGGTGCCGGATGGACATGAGGAATTCGCCCGCCTCGACGAAGCGTCCATCGAGGTCCAGGGCGGCGTCGGCCACGATCCCGCTCCAGGGGGAATAGATCTTCTTCACGTTCCGCTCCCGCTCCAGGAGGTAGAGCAGGGAGCCGGGCCGGTGCATCCAGCGCCCGGACGGACCGTTCACCTCGTCCCCGTCCCGGACCCGGAAGGTGACCACCCCCGTGTGCACCGCCTCGACGCGGTAGTGTTCGTACGGGTCGGAACGGTACTGGCGCAAGAGGTCGTTGAGGTTGAGGTCCATGGCCGCCTACTTGCCTACTTGTAGTACAGGTGGGGTCCGCCCATCCGCACGAGGGCGTTGAAGAGGTTCTTCCGGAACTCCTTCCGGTCCCAGATGCCCTGGATGTGGCCCCGGCGAAGCGCGTTCTTCGCGCTGTGGTAGTCGGGGGGCACGTCTTCCCCGGTGGTCTCGCGGATCACCCTCGGGCCGGCGAAGCCGATCCGGCTCGAGCGGATGGCGAACTGGTAGAGCGAGCAGCCCAGGAAGCTCGCCACCGGGCCCGCGTAGGAGTTGTTGTCGTAGACCACGATGTAGAGGCCGCCGCTTTCGATGTATTCCCGGACGGCCACGGTGCACTTGGGCATCTGGATGACGCCCAGGGTTCCCTCGTGGATGCGGATGCCCCCCGTGGTGTGGATGTAGGCCAGGAGGGGACGCCGGGTGGTGCGGGCCCGGTCGCAGGCCCGGACGAACTTCTCCCCCTCGGCGGACCCCACCGTGCCGTTTCGGAAGTCGCTGTAGAGCATGGCCACCACCAGCTTGATCCCCTGGACCTTGGCGTCGAAGGTGATCATGCTCGAACGGCGGCCGGTCTTCTTGACGTCCCGCCGGAGCCGCTTGTCGAACCCCTCGAACCCGAGGGGGTTCCCGGCGGCGATGTGGGCGTTGAACTCCCGGACCGAGCCCTTGTCGAAGAGGTTCTCGAGGTACCAGTGGTATTCCAGCGGGAAGTGGTGCCCGCAGGTGGGGCAGACCCCGCAGAACTCCCCGTAGAGGTCGGGGACCCAGAGGTCCTGGCATCCGCGGCGGGCGGCGTTGGGGCAAGAGACGGTCCGGTCCTCGTTGGCCAGGGGGCTCACGTAGGTCTCCCACTCCTCGACAAAGATGGAGGTGTCGGCGCCGTCGGTCCGCACCGCCTTGGCGGGCCGCTTGGGCTTGGGGAAGACGAAGTCGTAGGCCGCCTTCACGGGCTCGGTCACCTTCCGGAGGAAGACGGA belongs to Dissulfurirhabdus thermomarina and includes:
- a CDS encoding PhoU domain-containing protein, whose protein sequence is MLYQLFKLFTKKESLVTEARAEALRMMDQARHMFETVMTAMLATADDAILSRVKDLDKEINEVQRDVRKKVLEHLVFCRGEDLVEAIILLTVVVDLERIGDYTKNLGELVVMLPERCCWGKKADVVKELQARTVALFDKVRGAFEGNDEKAAREALVHYREIADACEQHLREVFEAASGEEFVPREFLHLVLIFRYLKRVSAHLKNVATTVINPVDQIGFVKAAEAD
- a CDS encoding histidine phosphatase family protein encodes the protein MPGGGEGRATRIWLLRHGAVEAPEGVYYGQMDVPLSDLGRRQSEAAAEGLRGVALDGIFSSDLGRCRYLAELLAKDRPGVPLHLTSDLRELEFGEWSGWHWNDIERRAPHLLARRMADLAAFRPPGGESLGDLLARAWRVVEGIVRGDAGGTFALVGHGGTNRVVLARALGLPLDRVFCLGQDLACLNCLDLFPDGNAVVRLLNGRVPWDAGAREPL
- a CDS encoding 4Fe-4S binding protein, producing MERLRRWCQVLFALAGNAYWLFPWRAPLYQGPLKKACFPGLNCYSCPAAVGACPLGGLQNALAALRPTLRAGQLQLGGYVAGFLGVVGSLGGRFVCGWICPFGFLQEGLYRLPVPKLGLWRPLRWMPYGFLLVFVVALPLLAVDRLGYGAPYFCKLVCPAGTLEAGLPLLALHPELRAVAGWLFVHKLAVLVALLAWCTMTLRAFCRTICPLGAIYGLFNRVSFLRLRFHPDRCVACGACRTVCPTGVSFFDGVDGPNTPACIRCLRCQATCPTRAVTLEFGPVRAAEETAPEKDHAKA
- a CDS encoding XTP/dITP diphosphatase, which gives rise to MSLERRIVLATHNPGKVRELAAILGDLGLRVESLAGHPEVPEVVEDGATFLENALKKARTVASATGCLALADDSGLVVDALGGAPGVHSARYAGEDADDDANNRKLLAELAGVPEAARTARFVCVVAVADPSGAWTSAEGTCEGRIAPAPAGSGGFGYDPVFYVPELGATMAEVPPEVKNRISHRAAALATLKPRLEAFLREGAEG
- the trkA gene encoding Trk system potassium transporter TrkA gives rise to the protein MRIVVIGAGAVGRHLCEQLSLEDHEVVLVDRRPDRLRRLGTDLNILTVEGNGASAACLQEAEVHKADLFIAVTDIDEVNLVACIMAGALGVRRRVARVRNEEYLSGDSPLNEHSLGIDLLINPDQAMADEIVRMSSVSEAFEAVDFAHGEVVLLGYAVREESPVAGMSLADLKGLVGLYDFLVVAMVREGVTLIPRGDDVIQPGDRIYLVIKRRDLPALEELLNVRRRAVRKVFIIGGGRVGYRVARALERQKIDVRLVEKDPARCELLAEKLKDTIVLNFDGLEAHELIAEGIDQADLVVTVTHGDTTNILASLLAKHHGAKKCITRITRPDFIPLLGKLGIDVALSARLVAADMILRFVRRGAILSVASLVGSEAEVVELVLTERWSHLGRPLREISFPRGANIGAVVRNGEVIIPSGETVFQPLDRLIVFTLKKAVPEVEAFLSS
- a CDS encoding TrkH family potassium uptake protein is translated as MRSGTVAVLLGWLLVFLGAALLVPVAVSIYFKDGSYPFFILSSLITILLGVALAGLFRADREIGNREGFAVVALGWIAAAGLGALPFYLSGAVPSYLDAYFEAMSGFTTTGSTILREVEPLGPSLLFWRALTQWLGGMGIIVLSLAILPVLGIGGMQLFQAEMPGPTKDRLSPRIQDTARILWGVYVLLTLAETVLLRLGGMGLFDAVCHSFATMATGGFSTRTASVAAFHSAWVDGVVTVFMVLAGINFTLHHRWLTGHLRPVWRNEELRFYLGVGLAATAICTLVNVGSGTYADWGASFRYGAFQSWSILTTTGFGTADFDRWAPVCRLLLVTLMFLGGMAGSTGGGIKHVRVLLFWKFTRVQVRRLIHPRSVEVIKLDGRPVPDDVMKGVLGFLALYFAVFVAASLVVTWTGVDLVTGTTAVVATLNNIGPGLAGVGPLANFADLPALAKFVLVICMVGGRLELYTLAVLLVPGYWKGLRAPRFRWRRPPGPAEGGRRAAAP
- the rph gene encoding ribonuclease PH, with amino-acid sequence MRRPDGRAHDEVRPITVQHGYLAHAEGSVLYRQGQTWVLCAVTAEAEVPPFLRDSGSGWITAEYAMLPRSTAVRVPREGRAGAVRGRTHEIQRLIGRSLRAVVDLEALGPLTLRVDCDVLQADGGTRTASVTGAFLALRDAVATLLEQGRIDEDPVRDTLAAVSAGIVDGTALLDLDYAEDAAAEVDANFVLTGSGRLVEVQATAEAAPFEWAEFESLAALARFGVEVILARVAS
- a CDS encoding MTH1187 family thiamine-binding protein encodes the protein MALMDITVVPIGTGSTSVGTYVAELAALLRREGVPFRLTDMGTHVEGPAEELFRLAARLHEAPFAAGARRVTTVVKVDDRRDREVHLGDKVRSVEERLR
- the cobS gene encoding adenosylcobinamide-GDP ribazoletransferase; translation: MKAALLALQFLTVVSIAPRLEAGAADLRRSLAFFPAVGLLLGGLLAGFDWAARGLWPSPVVGAMEAAWLALLTRGLHMDGLADTADGLASGFDAARSLEVMRDSRSGALGVLAVVLVLLLKATGLAALSAGGAATGFFCLVPCLARWGINVLGALSPYARPGEGLGRAFTGAGAARALPAAGLTALGAAYLLGGAAGLAAFAGVTVLSAAAAAWFRHRLGGVTGDVLGAHAEVTEVVLVLLFCRLSGG
- a CDS encoding CD1871A family CXXC motif-containing protein, giving the protein MSRRHRIGSWVVLGLSLAALVQGLLAGEAEVLWRKAITVCLSCIGIG